The DNA segment TGGGCGCGGTCGTACCAGTAGCCGCGCATCTGCGCGATCTGCAGCTGCATGAGCGCGGCCGCCCCGACGAACGTCAGCGACACGAACGTGACGAGCACGACCGAGATGACCATGGTGGCGTTGCGCCTGAGGCCGTTCGCCGCCTCGGCGAGCACGAGTCCGAACCTCACTTGACCGGCCCCACTTCCTGCTCGTCATCGCCCGCGCGCGGGCCGGCGGGGCTGCGCAGCCCGAGCCGCTCCGCGAGGGTCAGGTGCGCCGACTTCGCCCCGGCGGGCGATGCGGGCCGACCGGGCGGCCCTGCGTCGGGTTCCGCGTCGGGTTCGCCGGCTTCGGCGCCCGGCAGCGGCTCGATCGGCATGGTCGCGGCCGCCGTGATCTCGGCGGCCTCGTCGGTCACGTCGTCGCGCTCCTCGGGCTCGGTGTACAGCGGCGGCGCGTCGCGCATGACGTCGGCCGAGACCTTCGGCGCCGCCGACTGCACCGTCGCCTCCGGTGCCGACTCGGCGGCCGCCACGGCGGAAGCCTCCTCGGCGCGCGAATCTCCGTCGGCGCGCGCATCTCCGTCGGCGCGCACATCTCCGTCGGCGCGCACATCGCCGTCGGCACCGGTTTCGCCGTCGGCGTCGGGCTCCGCATCCGGTTGCTCGTCGGCCGCGGCATCCGTCCCGATCGCCGCGAGCGCCGCGGCCGCACGATCCGCGGGCACCGCGCCCTCGTCGACCGACTCGGCATCGCCGCCGAGTCCGTCACCGGCGACCGCGTACCCGGCGCTGCGCTCGTCGCGCACCACCTCGCCCGCGCTGAGTTCGATCACCCGGCGCTGCATCTGGTCGACGATGCCCGCCTCGTGCGTGGCCATGACGACGGTCGTCCCGGAGGCGTTGATGCGTTCGAGCAGCGTCATGATGCCCGCGCTCGTCACCGGGTCGAGGTTGCCCGTCGGCTCGTCGGCCAGGAGGATCTGCGGCTTGTTCACGATCGCGCGCGCGATGGCGACGCGCTGCTGCTCGCCGCCCGAGAGCTCGTGCGGCATCCGCTTGCCCTTGCCGTCGAGACCGACCAGCTTCAGGGTCTCGGGAACCGCCGACTGGATGTAGCCGCGCGACTTGCCGATCACGCGCAGCGCGAACGCCACGTTGTCGAACACGGTCTTGTTCGGCAGCAGCCGGAAGTCCTGGAAGACGACGCCGAGACTGCGCCGGAAGTAGGGGATCTTGCGCGTCGAGATCGTGCGCAGCTCCTGGCCGAGGACGTGGATGCGACCCGCGCTGGGCTTCTCCTCCTTGAGGATCAAGCGCAGGAAGCTCGACTTGCCCGAGCCCGAGGCGCCGACGAGGAAGACGAACTCACCGCGCAGGATCTCGACCGTGACGCCGTCGAGGGCGGGTCGGGTCTGCCCGGGGTAGGACTTGGTGACGGAGTCGAAGCGGATCATCGGGTTCGAGCGTAGGCGGTGGTTCGACGATTCGGGCCAGCGACACCGGGAATCGGGGCGGCGCTCAGTCGTCGTGCTTCTGCTTGCGCCACTTGATGCCGGCCGCGATCAACCCGTCGAGGTCGCCGTCGAACACGGTCGCCGGGTTGCCGACCTCGTAGCCCGTGCGGAGGTCCTTGACGAGCTGCTGGCCGTAGAGGAAGTAGGAGCGCATCTGGTCGCCCCAGCTCGCCGTGATG comes from the Agromyces marinus genome and includes:
- the ftsE gene encoding cell division ATP-binding protein FtsE: MIRFDSVTKSYPGQTRPALDGVTVEILRGEFVFLVGASGSGKSSFLRLILKEEKPSAGRIHVLGQELRTISTRKIPYFRRSLGVVFQDFRLLPNKTVFDNVAFALRVIGKSRGYIQSAVPETLKLVGLDGKGKRMPHELSGGEQQRVAIARAIVNKPQILLADEPTGNLDPVTSAGIMTLLERINASGTTVVMATHEAGIVDQMQRRVIELSAGEVVRDERSAGYAVAGDGLGGDAESVDEGAVPADRAAAALAAIGTDAAADEQPDAEPDADGETGADGDVRADGDVRADGDARADGDSRAEEASAVAAAESAPEATVQSAAPKVSADVMRDAPPLYTEPEERDDVTDEAAEITAAATMPIEPLPGAEAGEPDAEPDAGPPGRPASPAGAKSAHLTLAERLGLRSPAGPRAGDDEQEVGPVK